The following proteins come from a genomic window of Galactobacillus timonensis:
- a CDS encoding AraC family transcriptional regulator: MDEVNIFSQRAPRFPAHDGVIDIGTLFHEDVYAAFYYAYNMEECDGAVPLHCHIDFELFSVEQGVVQLQVNEKIMTLREHEGVFINSKVIHRFEAIGTQPCRIAGLHFSSRYVNGGNMRLYNRYMEGIVNSAAFDCILLSGKESAPVLRRLQTIISDFLENKDGSDLFARSRFAEAWYYLWKLCEKDTAGGDHCIPARRSRTMVMLQYMDRHISDRIRLADLARAASVSVPEVIRCFQETFQTSPMQYLYSFRMKDASRRLRETSCTIQEIARQVGYSSPSYFTRDFRREFGVTPSQYRQRINNSQGSDFSIF; this comes from the coding sequence ATGGATGAAGTGAATATATTCTCTCAGCGGGCACCGCGTTTTCCTGCCCACGACGGGGTGATCGATATCGGCACCCTGTTTCATGAAGATGTCTATGCGGCGTTTTATTACGCTTACAACATGGAGGAGTGCGACGGTGCCGTTCCGCTGCATTGTCACATTGATTTTGAATTGTTCTCTGTGGAACAGGGAGTGGTTCAGCTTCAGGTTAACGAAAAGATCATGACTCTTCGCGAACATGAAGGTGTCTTCATCAACAGTAAAGTCATCCATCGCTTTGAAGCGATCGGGACACAACCCTGCCGTATCGCGGGGCTGCACTTTTCTTCCCGCTACGTCAATGGCGGCAATATGCGCCTGTATAACCGATATATGGAAGGGATTGTTAACAGTGCGGCGTTTGACTGCATCCTTCTGTCCGGTAAAGAGAGTGCCCCCGTTCTGCGCCGGCTTCAAACCATCATTTCCGATTTTTTGGAGAATAAGGATGGCAGCGACCTCTTTGCCCGCAGCCGGTTTGCGGAAGCGTGGTACTACCTGTGGAAGCTGTGCGAAAAAGATACTGCCGGTGGTGATCATTGTATCCCCGCCCGTCGCAGCCGAACCATGGTAATGCTCCAGTATATGGACCGGCATATCAGTGACAGGATCCGGCTTGCGGATCTTGCCCGTGCCGCCTCCGTATCCGTTCCGGAAGTGATTCGCTGCTTTCAGGAAACGTTTCAGACGTCGCCGATGCAGTATCTTTACTCGTTCCGCATGAAGGATGCTTCGCGCCGCCTGCGGGAAACATCCTGTACCATTCAGGAGATTGCCCGCCAGGTAGGCTACAGCAGTCCGAGCTACTTTACGAGGGATTTTCGGCGGGAATTTGGAGTTACTCCTTCACAGTACCGGCAAAGGATCAATAATTCACAAGGATCAGATTTTTCTATTTTCTGA
- a CDS encoding helix-turn-helix domain-containing protein, translating into MSVTKKADMTVKSAMSVISDNIKNGLILANCSQANFAKNLSVSPGSVSGWLRGTTEPPLHMLDRIASALGVTVADLVTPDGVGRAPDGVIVCPVISARAPYAVIGQMPAPREYSAYHGLVAVCGASDLWLCVPADSTGLGLHCVLRDERAGGELRPGYAFRGAGGWSCESDAYGRPLYGADIAYAVVGRMAPVSPSAYR; encoded by the coding sequence GTGAGCGTAACAAAAAAGGCGGATATGACCGTCAAAAGCGCGATGTCTGTTATTTCTGACAACATCAAAAATGGATTGATTCTTGCAAATTGTTCGCAAGCGAATTTCGCAAAAAATTTATCTGTTTCGCCCGGTTCCGTATCCGGATGGCTGCGCGGAACAACGGAACCGCCTCTGCACATGCTGGATCGGATCGCCAGCGCGCTGGGCGTAACGGTCGCGGATCTCGTAACGCCGGACGGGGTAGGGCGTGCGCCTGACGGCGTGATCGTCTGCCCCGTAATATCAGCGCGCGCGCCGTATGCCGTGATCGGTCAGATGCCGGCGCCCCGTGAATATTCCGCATATCACGGTCTGGTTGCCGTATGCGGTGCGTCCGATTTGTGGCTGTGCGTTCCTGCTGATAGCACGGGGCTGGGACTCCATTGCGTGCTGCGCGATGAACGCGCCGGCGGTGAACTGCGCCCCGGCTATGCGTTTCGCGGCGCGGGCGGATGGTCCTGCGAGTCGGATGCGTATGGGCGCCCGCTGTATGGCGCTGATATCGCGTATGCGGTAGTCGGACGTATGGCGCCCGTGTCGCCGTCCGCGTATCGCTGA
- a CDS encoding tyrosine-type recombinase/integrase, producing MLCCGGEVADMAVSKRGDSWQARVEYRDAAGRIHKLTGTAPTKSEARVIESELLRKRDMMRRGGDGTADAAHVPTFADMLAAYADWRGCGERVREKQASHIQYRLQDIAGMRMDQITRATLSDLQRSIAGSDYSSAVRNETIQLVRAVCRYYAAVYGAPDPSVLMHAVPQTPDEVLRVSEHPVLTPDQFARVVPYAPSPYREFFIILFWTGMRRGELIALYRDDVDVSGQRLHVAHSQRNATQVRGTTKTRAVRWIGIDDTTWQVVLQVYHNSAGPYLFGGDRPLSPTTLDRQWHAAMSAATADDPLLPQITIHGLRHSHATWLINSGVNIVAVSRRLGHASVEQTLRTYTHLLDNTGAQCVQYITDYRGAHNSGS from the coding sequence GTGCTATGCTGTGGCGGGGAGGTGGCGGATATGGCAGTTAGTAAGCGCGGTGATTCGTGGCAGGCGCGCGTTGAGTACCGTGACGCGGCCGGTCGTATTCACAAACTGACGGGCACCGCGCCAACGAAATCAGAGGCCCGTGTGATTGAATCCGAGTTATTGCGCAAGCGTGACATGATGCGCCGTGGCGGCGATGGTACTGCGGACGCCGCTCATGTTCCGACATTCGCCGATATGCTCGCAGCGTATGCGGATTGGCGCGGGTGCGGTGAACGAGTGCGCGAAAAGCAGGCATCGCACATACAGTACCGATTGCAGGATATCGCCGGCATGCGCATGGATCAGATTACGCGGGCAACGCTTTCGGATTTGCAGCGCTCAATTGCCGGATCCGATTATTCTTCCGCCGTGCGCAATGAGACTATTCAGCTCGTGCGGGCGGTGTGCCGCTATTATGCGGCCGTGTATGGTGCGCCGGATCCGTCTGTGCTGATGCACGCCGTCCCGCAGACGCCGGATGAGGTGCTGCGCGTGTCAGAGCATCCAGTGCTTACGCCAGATCAGTTTGCACGTGTTGTGCCGTATGCGCCTTCGCCATATCGTGAATTTTTTATCATTCTCTTTTGGACCGGGATGCGCCGGGGTGAACTGATTGCGCTGTACCGTGATGACGTTGATGTCAGCGGGCAGCGGCTGCATGTTGCGCATAGCCAACGCAACGCAACGCAGGTACGCGGGACAACGAAAACGCGGGCTGTGCGCTGGATTGGCATTGACGATACAACATGGCAGGTTGTTTTGCAGGTTTATCACAACAGCGCCGGCCCGTATCTGTTCGGCGGTGATCGCCCGCTGTCGCCAACTACGCTTGATCGCCAATGGCACGCCGCTATGTCCGCTGCAACTGCCGATGATCCGCTGCTCCCGCAGATCACAATTCACGGGCTGCGCCATTCGCACGCAACGTGGCTGATTAATTCCGGTGTAAACATTGTCGCCGTATCGCGCCGGCTCGGTCACGCCTCGGTGGAACAGACGCTCAGAACGTATACGCATCTGCTGGATAATACAGGCGCACAATGCGTGCAATACATCACCGATTACCGGGGCGCTCATAACTCCGGCAGCTAG